The DNA region CCTTCCGGCCCCGAAAGAAGCTTCGCGCAGCGCTGCGAGACCTCGATCAACTGGTCCTTCTCGAAGTCATCGAAGACGGGAAGGATGTCGATCAGCTGGCCGATACGCGTGAGTTCGGTTTCGGCCATGGCATTGTCGACCGCAGACGCCATCACCATGACGAAGATCAGGGCTTCTTGCGGGGAAACGTGGTTGTTCATCTGTCTTTTGTTCCTGTTGGCTGGCGAAAGAGTAGGGAGCATGACGACCCGTTTCAAGCAATGCCGCAGCCTTTCGGCCTAGGACGGCAAAGGCGCGGCTCGGAGGGACGCGGTGCAGCACAGTGGAATGGGTTGGTGCTAGCGTACGGCATCACCAAAAAGCCCGCGTCTTTCGGCGCGGGCGATTTCGGTGAGGGAGGCAAGAGAGGAGGTCGGCTCTGCCTCCGCCCATCCCTGTTTGGCAAGCCAGGCAGAGACGTCCTGCAGGCCGATCCAGCAGCGCGTGCGGATCTCGCCCGTCCACACCGTGCTGGCGGCTTCGCAGGCGAGTGAACGGTTGCGGATGAACAGACGCTGCTGAGTTCTGGCCATCACCCCGCAAGCCCACTGGCTGCCTCCGGAATCCGGACAGCTGCGTTCGAGCGTCGTGGGGGTGACATCGAGCAGTCGGATGGTCTGCGCCGTGCCGAAGCTGATCAAGCCTGCCTGGAGACTGGTCGGCCGGTGCAGGAGGACAACCGCGGCCCTGGCCCGCTTGGGCGGGTCGGCACGCGGCATCCGCGCCTCGATCCGTTCCAGGTTCTCGGCATCAGCAAAGGCCGGTGAGGCGAATTGCTGCGGCTCGATGGCCCGGACCCGACGAGATGGCTCAAGGACCGCATCTGGAGACGACGTCCCGGCATCAGCCGGCGGCGCGGCACTGACATCCGGCAAGTCAAGCTCTGCCGGGTCGGGAACGTCGAGGTCCTGCATGTCGTAATCAACGGGATCCTCACGGAAGCTCTGGCCCGCAGTGACCACGAGAAAACCCCAGATGAGAAGGCCGATCACGCCCAGGATGATGGTGACGGTCCGTCGCATAGGTTCCAATTCCTACTGGCTGGCCCAGATGATCCGCGCCACCCATTCCACATCGCTCATCTCGAGACTGCGCGGCGGATGCTCCGGATTGAGCGACTGCAACTCGATCGTCTTGGCGCTCTGCCGGGCAAGGATCTTGGCCATCACCTCGCCTTCGCGGGTCTTGACCACGACGCGGTCGCCGCGCCTGACCTGAGCACCCGGCTCGACGATCAGGATGTCACCGTCGCGATAGAGCGGCTTCATGCTCTCGCCCTGAACTTCGAGCGCATAGACGCCGTTGTTGCGCCCGGGCGCTGCCGGAAACTCGACCAGATCCCAGCCCTGGCCGGCGGGAAATCCGCCGTCGTCGAAAAAC from Rhizobium glycinendophyticum includes:
- a CDS encoding S24 family peptidase codes for the protein MLSHDSIWAAIDRLAEQHALTPSGLARRAGLDPTSFNKSKRVGADGRMRWPSTESISKVLEATGASLDQFMRYVSPDSLRGNQLPEGSFPPQASSIPLLGMAQAGAGGFFDDGGFPAGQGWDLVEFPAAPGRNNGVYALEVQGESMKPLYRDGDILIVEPGAQVRRGDRVVVKTREGEVMAKILARQSAKTIELQSLNPEHPPRSLEMSDVEWVARIIWASQ
- a CDS encoding thermonuclease family protein, which gives rise to MRRTVTIILGVIGLLIWGFLVVTAGQSFREDPVDYDMQDLDVPDPAELDLPDVSAAPPADAGTSSPDAVLEPSRRVRAIEPQQFASPAFADAENLERIEARMPRADPPKRARAAVVLLHRPTSLQAGLISFGTAQTIRLLDVTPTTLERSCPDSGGSQWACGVMARTQQRLFIRNRSLACEAASTVWTGEIRTRCWIGLQDVSAWLAKQGWAEAEPTSSLASLTEIARAERRGLFGDAVR